Proteins co-encoded in one Camelus bactrianus isolate YW-2024 breed Bactrian camel chromosome 6, ASM4877302v1, whole genome shotgun sequence genomic window:
- the OR4K2 gene encoding olfactory receptor 4K2 — translation MDVANKSAVSEFALLGLSNSWKLQMFFFMVFSLFYVATVVGNSLIVITVIADSHLHSPMYFLLTNLSIIDMSLASFATPKMITDYLTGHKTISFDGCITQIFFLHLFTGTEIILLMAMSFDRYTAICKPLRYASIVSPQVCVALVVASWVVGVMHSMSQVIFALTLPFCGPNEVDSFFCDLPVVFQLACVDTYVLGLFMISTSGVIALSCFILLFNSYVIVLVTIKNHSSKGSSKVLSTCTAHFIVVFMFFGPCIFIYMWPLSSFLVDKILSVFYTIFTPILNPVIYTLRNQEVKTAMRKLKNKLLNSNKTTSSYYF, via the coding sequence ATGGACGTGGCCAACAAGTCTGCTGTTTCTGAATTTGCCTTGCTGGGACTCTCTAACTCCTGGAAACTACAGATGTTTTTCTTCATGGTGTTTTCACTGTTTTATGTGGCAACAGTGGTGGGTAACAGCCTCATAGTCATCACAGTTATAGCTGACTCTCACCTGCACTCTCCTATGTATTTCCTGCTTACCAATCTCTCCATCATTGATATGTCTCTTGCTTCCTTTGCCACCCCTAAGATGATTACAGACTACCTCACTGGACACAAAACCATCTCCTTTGATGGCTGCATCACCCAGATATTTTTTCTACACCTTTTCACTGGTACTGAGATTATTTTACTTATGGCTATGTCTTTTGATCGGTATACTGCAATTTGCAAGCCTCTCCGCTATGCTTCAATCGTAAGTCCCCAGGTATGTGTTGCTCTTGTGGTGGCTTCCTGGGTTGTGGGGGTCATGCACTCAATGAGCCAGGTCATATTTGCTCTCACATTACCATTCTGTGGTCCCAATGAGGTAGACAGCTTTTTCTGTGACCTTCCTGTGGTGTTCCAGCTGGCATGTGTGGATACTTACGTCCTGGGCCTCTTTATGATTTCAACAAGTGGCGTAATTGCCTTGTCCTGCTTTATTCTTTTGTTCAATTCTTATGTTATTGTCCTGGTTACTATCAAGAATCATTCTTCAAAAGGATCATCTAAGGTTCTTTCTACCTGCACAGCTCATTTCATTGTGGTCTTCATGTTCTTTGGGCCCTGCATCTTCATCTATATGTGGCCACTAAGCAGTTTTCTGGTAGACAAGATCCTGTCTGTGTTTTATACCATCTTTACTCCCATTCTGAACCCAGTAATCTATACTTTGAGGAATCAGGAAGTGAAGACAgctatgaggaaactgaagaataAGCTTTTAAATTCCAACAAGACAActtcttcatattatttttag